The following are encoded together in the Acidicapsa ligni genome:
- a CDS encoding carboxypeptidase regulatory-like domain-containing protein, whose translation MNLKFKIKWQIMLAAIVVMIVGAPLAQAQYRASIQGVVTDTTGAVIPGAKLTLTDIGTNGKQVRISDARGIYNFNALPADTFSLVVEKKGFQNQVLDKLQLIPEQANAVNVQLSVGADSQTVTVDASTSPAIDTETANNGRTITENEIQHLPAFQRDVTSLIQLAPGVQADGSQSGGGGGFQAPGTQTGASSGGGGNLGHSSSIFATENGASANANGGQFETNGYTVDGISTVSAVWGGATVITPSEDSVGNVKVVTNAYDAENGRFSGALTEITSKSGTNDIHGSFFLQVNRPGLNAYQRWNGPSSVQAFDPKTGIKLTPSERGLLRDSDRYNQWGGSIGGPIWKNKIFAFFNYEGQSQNVLATGTGWFPTAALAALAPTNSLASTYLSFPGAAVLGTVIGSATCNDAGLTEGVNCRTIAGQGLNIGSPLATRLGTQDLTYVSNGTPGVGNGLSNTADIAQYSTNNPTSSDFKQYNGRLDADVTSKDHASFAIYWVPATTTTHNGGLGYQLFNHSQINDAFSVIWNHIFSPTFLNEARANAAGWRYNELNGNAQAPFGLPQDSVTETGSITLGNLGVSAPAHLDQWTYGYKDVATKVLHSQTMKFGVDFTRLYYLNDPVGTPNYSFYNLWDFLNDAPEAEGGNFQATTGIPGGFRNDNRENIFGVFFQDDWKVRPNLTLSAGLRYSYFGPLTDKDDHMGVLSFGNGSDFLTGINIRTGIAAWTAQKLNFGPQVGFNWSPLSSNGKLVFRGGYGLNYNQQQLATANNYDGNPPGTSSLPGSSKNPTQINPNIIYAISSSPTDLFGYPANPNAITAFNSNGLPVTGAANLGGLPGHMPTEYSHHYSIDMSIDLGHAWVANLGYEGSSSHHTLYNYDATALGQIMGAPQNPLVNSVNTFGSQGKSNNNMMLAGIKHQFSHTFSAEAQYTWGHSMDTDSGPYARDPYLYNPSFSYGRSDFDINQSFKFFGVWQPVIFHANHNWAEKVAGGWSFSGILTLHTGYGWTPLYQEPHQIYCNTCNYGFSNLRPIYLGGAGNSTSNNAFKTGSNFPNKGASHTGTNQDEFLNNYFQVLNYASAITDTPGQTTNNFIPAPGIDRNSFPGPGYRNVDFTASKAFGLPNVRILGESAKIEIKANMFNVFNLLNINPSSLATNVENSNLGQASSALGSRTIDFQARFSF comes from the coding sequence GAAGGGCTTCCAGAACCAGGTCCTCGATAAGCTGCAACTGATTCCAGAGCAGGCCAACGCAGTCAACGTGCAGTTGAGCGTCGGAGCCGATTCGCAGACAGTGACAGTCGATGCCTCGACCAGCCCTGCTATCGATACCGAGACCGCAAACAACGGGCGAACCATCACAGAGAATGAGATTCAGCATCTGCCCGCATTCCAGCGCGACGTAACCAGCCTTATCCAACTCGCCCCCGGAGTTCAGGCCGATGGATCGCAGTCCGGCGGCGGCGGCGGCTTCCAGGCCCCCGGCACGCAAACCGGTGCATCTTCCGGCGGTGGCGGCAATTTAGGACATTCAAGCAGCATCTTCGCAACGGAAAACGGCGCCTCGGCAAATGCCAATGGCGGCCAGTTTGAAACCAACGGCTACACCGTAGACGGCATCAGCACCGTGAGCGCGGTCTGGGGCGGAGCAACGGTCATCACCCCCAGCGAGGATTCAGTCGGTAACGTCAAGGTTGTCACCAATGCCTATGACGCAGAAAATGGCCGGTTCTCCGGCGCGCTTACTGAGATCACCTCGAAGAGCGGCACCAACGACATCCACGGCAGCTTCTTTCTCCAGGTCAATCGCCCAGGACTGAACGCGTATCAGCGTTGGAATGGCCCTTCATCGGTGCAGGCCTTTGATCCGAAAACCGGAATCAAGCTCACCCCCTCGGAACGCGGTCTCCTCCGGGACTCCGACCGCTACAACCAATGGGGCGGCAGTATCGGTGGGCCAATCTGGAAAAACAAAATCTTTGCCTTCTTCAACTACGAGGGCCAAAGCCAGAACGTCTTAGCGACCGGCACCGGATGGTTCCCGACTGCGGCGCTCGCGGCACTCGCTCCAACCAACAGCCTCGCCTCAACGTATCTGTCGTTCCCCGGAGCAGCCGTTCTCGGCACAGTGATTGGCTCTGCAACCTGCAACGATGCCGGACTAACCGAAGGCGTCAACTGCCGGACCATCGCAGGGCAAGGTTTGAACATCGGCTCGCCGCTTGCCACTCGCCTCGGGACGCAGGATCTTACCTACGTCAGCAACGGCACACCCGGCGTTGGAAATGGACTTTCCAACACAGCGGATATCGCCCAGTACAGCACAAACAATCCAACCAGCAGCGACTTCAAGCAGTACAACGGCCGTCTCGACGCCGATGTAACCAGCAAAGATCACGCCAGCTTTGCAATTTACTGGGTTCCAGCCACCACCACAACGCATAACGGTGGCCTCGGATATCAACTCTTCAATCACTCGCAGATCAACGATGCCTTCTCCGTGATCTGGAATCACATCTTCTCTCCGACCTTCCTGAACGAGGCTCGTGCCAACGCAGCAGGCTGGCGTTACAACGAGCTCAACGGCAATGCTCAGGCTCCATTCGGTCTGCCCCAGGATAGCGTCACCGAAACCGGAAGCATTACCCTCGGTAACCTTGGCGTATCAGCGCCTGCTCATCTGGACCAATGGACCTATGGCTACAAGGACGTTGCAACCAAAGTTCTCCATTCGCAGACGATGAAGTTCGGTGTTGATTTCACCCGGCTCTACTACTTGAATGATCCCGTCGGAACCCCAAATTACAGCTTCTACAACCTATGGGATTTCCTGAACGATGCGCCTGAAGCAGAAGGCGGCAATTTCCAGGCGACCACCGGCATTCCCGGCGGATTCCGCAATGACAATCGCGAAAACATCTTCGGCGTCTTCTTTCAGGACGACTGGAAAGTCCGTCCCAATCTAACCCTGAGTGCCGGACTTCGCTACTCTTACTTCGGACCGCTCACCGACAAGGACGACCACATGGGCGTCCTCTCCTTCGGCAACGGTTCCGACTTTCTGACAGGGATCAACATCCGCACCGGCATCGCTGCCTGGACGGCACAAAAGCTGAACTTCGGACCGCAGGTTGGCTTCAACTGGAGCCCGCTTTCCTCCAATGGAAAGCTGGTTTTCCGCGGTGGTTATGGCCTGAACTACAACCAGCAACAACTCGCGACGGCCAACAATTACGACGGCAATCCGCCGGGAACCAGCTCTCTCCCAGGTTCAAGTAAGAATCCGACGCAGATCAATCCGAATATCATCTACGCCATCTCCAGCAGCCCGACCGATCTCTTTGGTTATCCTGCCAACCCAAATGCCATCACAGCATTTAACTCCAATGGTCTGCCCGTGACAGGCGCTGCAAATCTAGGCGGCTTGCCCGGTCACATGCCTACCGAGTATTCCCATCACTATTCGATCGACATGTCGATCGATCTCGGACATGCATGGGTCGCAAACCTGGGCTACGAGGGTAGTTCCAGTCACCATACCCTCTATAACTACGACGCCACGGCTCTCGGGCAGATCATGGGTGCCCCGCAGAATCCTCTCGTCAACAGCGTCAACACCTTCGGCAGCCAGGGCAAATCCAATAACAACATGATGCTCGCCGGAATCAAGCATCAGTTCTCGCATACCTTCTCTGCGGAAGCTCAATACACCTGGGGCCACAGCATGGATACCGACTCGGGTCCATACGCACGTGATCCCTATTTGTACAATCCCAGCTTCTCTTACGGGCGTTCGGATTTCGACATCAACCAGTCCTTCAAGTTCTTTGGTGTCTGGCAGCCGGTTATCTTTCATGCCAATCACAACTGGGCTGAGAAGGTCGCTGGCGGATGGTCCTTCAGCGGTATCCTGACCCTCCACACCGGCTATGGTTGGACCCCGCTGTATCAGGAGCCACACCAGATCTATTGCAATACCTGCAACTATGGATTCTCAAACCTGCGCCCCATCTATCTTGGCGGAGCTGGCAATAGCACCAGCAATAACGCATTCAAAACCGGCAGCAACTTCCCCAACAAGGGAGCCTCTCACACCGGCACCAACCAGGATGAGTTCCTAAACAACTACTTCCAGGTTCTGAACTACGCGAGTGCCATCACCGACACGCCTGGACAGACAACCAACAACTTCATCCCCGCACCGGGAATCGATCGTAACTCGTTCCCCGGCCCCGGATACAGAAACGTCGACTTCACTGCCTCTAAAGCATTTGGTCTGCCCAACGTGCGTATCCTGGGCGAGAGTGCGAAGATCGAAATCAAAGCCAACATGTTCAATGTCTTCAATCTGTTGAACATCAACCCCAGCAGTCTCGCAACCAACGTGGAAAACTCAAATCTTGGCCAGGCATCAAGCGCACTTGGATCCAGAACCATCGATTTCCAGGCCCGCTTCAGCTTCTAA
- a CDS encoding LacI family DNA-binding transcriptional regulator translates to MTKKANPGHAHAEKLTRPVAGKSIALKELSAYLSLSQSTVSRVINGGAKAHRIAEATQQRVLEAAASFGYEANVIARSLRQKRTFTVGVLVPEISEGYSTAVLSGIEDALLKEGLFYFVASHRHHEELLAEYPRLMISRAVDGIIAVDTKMSEEVRVPVVAVSGHWHNQNSISVELDHIQAAHLALEHLQKLGHQRIAFIKGQSFSSDTSRRWKAIREVAKKLGIEIHPELTIQLVSPDAGPEPGHQATQELLARRIPFSAIFSFNDASAVGAITALREAGLQVPRDVSVVGFDDVLFAASSHPALTTVRQPLRQMGQIAATTLLGLIQGDGKLAPGSVITVHPEFVIRKSTTRSPH, encoded by the coding sequence ATGACAAAAAAAGCTAATCCTGGCCACGCTCACGCTGAGAAATTGACGCGGCCAGTTGCCGGAAAATCCATTGCGCTCAAGGAATTGAGCGCATACCTTAGTCTTTCGCAATCCACCGTGTCCCGTGTGATCAACGGGGGGGCCAAGGCCCATCGCATTGCCGAGGCTACGCAGCAGCGTGTGCTGGAGGCTGCTGCATCCTTTGGCTATGAAGCCAATGTGATCGCGCGCAGCCTTCGCCAGAAGCGAACATTCACGGTCGGCGTACTTGTTCCCGAGATCAGCGAGGGATATTCGACTGCAGTGTTGAGTGGGATAGAAGATGCTCTCCTGAAGGAGGGCCTCTTCTATTTTGTAGCGAGTCATCGCCATCACGAGGAGCTGCTTGCGGAGTATCCACGGCTGATGATTTCACGGGCTGTGGACGGCATTATCGCTGTGGACACCAAGATGAGTGAAGAGGTTCGTGTGCCGGTGGTGGCGGTCTCAGGGCACTGGCATAATCAGAACTCGATCAGTGTGGAGCTCGATCACATCCAGGCTGCTCATCTTGCGTTGGAGCATCTGCAAAAACTGGGACACCAGCGGATTGCATTTATTAAAGGACAGTCCTTCAGTTCGGATACCAGCCGGAGGTGGAAGGCGATTCGCGAAGTCGCGAAAAAGCTAGGCATCGAGATTCATCCCGAGTTGACGATTCAATTAGTCAGTCCCGATGCGGGGCCTGAGCCTGGTCACCAGGCGACGCAGGAGCTGCTTGCACGCCGCATCCCTTTCTCGGCAATTTTCAGCTTCAATGACGCCTCTGCCGTGGGGGCCATCACTGCTTTACGCGAGGCTGGGCTGCAGGTGCCGCGCGATGTCTCGGTGGTGGGCTTTGACGATGTTCTCTTTGCGGCTTCAAGTCACCCGGCACTCACGACTGTTCGGCAGCCTTTGCGGCAGATGGGCCAGATAGCGGCTACGACGCTTCTGGGGCTGATTCAGGGGGATGGAAAGCTGGCTCCCGGTTCGGTGATCACCGTGCATCCTGAATTTGTCATTCGGAAATCTACTACGCGTTCGCCGCATTGA
- a CDS encoding glucoamylase family protein codes for MDNTINRVSRRTMLGLVGAAAVSPFVPQQLAMAENSSLKAEDTAFLEELEKRACLFFWEQASPTTGQVLDRARNDLAPGARDPRRMASIASTGFGLTALCIADHRGFLSRSEIVDRVRTTLDWHLNHLHHEHGFYYHFTDLETGVPFPGSEVSSIDTALFLCGVLTARAYFKDAKIHALATQIYERVDWPWMLNGGNTFSMGWFPDKGFLAARWEHYCELMMIYLLAVGSPTHPVAPSTWKAFTRPTIDYAGFKYISGNDPIFTHQYSQAWFDFRGKHDDYTNYFDNSVKATKAHKAFCLSMPKWYSEDYWGISASDYAEGYTAWGGPPLQGPVDGTVVPCAAGGSLAFAPADCIHVLRAMQAKYGAKAWGRYGFVDAFHPSANWYDSDVLGIDQGITVIMAENLRSSLIWDTFMRNPEAAGAMKKVGFVRG; via the coding sequence ATGGATAACACAATAAATCGCGTCAGTCGCCGGACAATGCTTGGTCTCGTGGGAGCAGCGGCGGTATCGCCATTTGTTCCGCAGCAGCTTGCGATGGCGGAGAATTCCAGCCTCAAAGCCGAGGACACAGCCTTCCTGGAAGAGTTGGAAAAACGGGCATGTCTCTTCTTCTGGGAGCAAGCCAGCCCGACCACCGGCCAGGTATTGGATCGTGCTCGCAACGATCTTGCGCCGGGCGCACGCGATCCAAGGCGAATGGCGAGCATTGCATCAACGGGATTTGGGCTGACGGCTCTATGCATCGCGGATCATCGTGGCTTTTTATCCCGCTCCGAGATCGTCGATCGAGTGAGAACTACGCTCGACTGGCACCTGAATCATCTGCACCATGAGCATGGGTTTTATTACCACTTTACCGATCTTGAAACCGGAGTTCCCTTCCCCGGCTCTGAGGTCTCGTCGATTGATACGGCGCTGTTCCTGTGTGGGGTGCTGACTGCCCGTGCGTATTTCAAGGATGCGAAGATCCACGCGCTGGCTACGCAGATTTACGAGCGTGTGGATTGGCCCTGGATGTTGAATGGCGGCAATACTTTTTCGATGGGGTGGTTTCCTGACAAGGGATTTCTCGCTGCGCGCTGGGAGCACTACTGCGAACTGATGATGATCTATTTGTTGGCGGTCGGTTCACCGACACACCCGGTTGCGCCGAGTACGTGGAAGGCCTTTACCCGTCCGACAATCGACTATGCCGGATTCAAATACATCAGCGGCAATGATCCCATCTTCACGCATCAGTATTCGCAGGCCTGGTTTGATTTCCGGGGCAAGCATGATGACTACACGAATTATTTCGACAACTCAGTCAAGGCAACCAAGGCGCACAAAGCATTTTGCCTGTCGATGCCCAAATGGTACTCCGAAGACTACTGGGGTATCAGTGCATCCGACTATGCTGAGGGATATACCGCCTGGGGTGGGCCTCCGCTGCAAGGGCCTGTGGACGGAACCGTGGTACCGTGCGCAGCCGGTGGATCACTGGCGTTTGCTCCTGCCGATTGCATCCATGTCCTGCGCGCTATGCAGGCCAAGTATGGTGCTAAAGCATGGGGGCGATATGGTTTTGTCGATGCGTTTCATCCGTCCGCGAACTGGTATGACAGCGATGTACTGGGTATCGACCAGGGCATCACTGTGATCATGGCTGAGAACCTGCGCAGCAGTCTGATATGGGATACGTTCATGCGCAATCCCGAAGCAGCAGGCGCGATGAAGAAGGTTGGCTTTGTGCGTGGATAA